One Ignavibacterium album JCM 16511 genomic region harbors:
- a CDS encoding LOG family protein, which translates to MERTVTIFGSAKPKPGDPQYEFAYQLGSRLAEEGFNICTGGYAGIMEAASKGAYDKGGLVYAVTVDIWSSTPNPFITIEVRGKTLFERIEKLIEMGDAYIVLQGGTGTFLELAAVWEYANKKLQPPKPIVCHSEMWKTVVEVLDKQMQFEGRETGIVKPCESIDEIVTYLKSKLKIT; encoded by the coding sequence ATGGAAAGAACTGTTACAATTTTCGGAAGTGCCAAACCAAAACCGGGTGATCCGCAATATGAGTTTGCTTATCAACTCGGTTCACGGCTGGCAGAGGAAGGATTTAATATTTGCACAGGTGGATATGCCGGTATTATGGAAGCTGCATCCAAAGGTGCTTATGATAAAGGCGGATTGGTTTATGCAGTAACTGTTGATATCTGGAGTTCAACTCCTAATCCCTTCATCACGATCGAAGTAAGAGGCAAAACTCTTTTTGAAAGGATTGAAAAGCTGATTGAAATGGGTGATGCTTATATAGTTCTTCAAGGTGGAACAGGTACTTTTCTTGAACTTGCTGCAGTTTGGGAATATGCTAATAAAAAACTTCAACCGCCAAAACCGATTGTTTGTCATTCAGAAATGTGGAAGACAGTTGTTGAAGTATTGGATAAACAAATGCAATTTGAGGGAAGAGAAACCGGAATAGTAAAACCTTGTGAAAGTATTGATGAAATAGTTACCTATCTGAAAAGCAAACTTAAAATTACTTGA
- a CDS encoding YceI family protein produces the protein MKKILSSVTLLIFLFTSISFAQGFKVKASGEQTFNFADRGGRNQASFFSTTPLEDIRGLSNDVKGNITFNLNDIKSLKGKISVSTASIKTGIDLRDEHLRSADWLDADKYPEITFTIKSVKEVKQVTDNQLQIKVVGDFTLKGKTKEITADATLTYLDESEQTKMRAPGDLLGVKATFNVNLSDFGVKNKIVGQKVAENIEVNVNIVGSNKAN, from the coding sequence ATGAAAAAAATCTTGTCATCGGTTACATTATTAATTTTTCTGTTCACATCAATCTCATTTGCTCAGGGATTTAAAGTAAAAGCTAGTGGGGAGCAAACATTTAACTTTGCTGATAGAGGCGGAAGAAATCAGGCATCGTTTTTTAGTACAACTCCTCTTGAAGATATAAGAGGACTATCAAATGATGTTAAAGGCAATATTACTTTTAATTTAAATGATATTAAATCGCTCAAAGGAAAGATTTCAGTTTCAACTGCATCCATTAAAACCGGAATAGATTTAAGAGATGAACATCTTAGAAGTGCCGACTGGTTAGATGCTGATAAATATCCTGAAATTACATTTACAATAAAAAGTGTAAAAGAAGTAAAACAAGTAACTGACAATCAACTTCAGATAAAAGTTGTTGGTGATTTCACATTAAAAGGAAAAACCAAAGAAATAACAGCTGATGCTACATTAACTTATCTTGACGAAAGTGAACAAACAAAGATGAGAGCTCCTGGTGATTTACTCGGTGTAAAAGCAACTTTTAATGTTAATCTTTCCGATTTTGGAGTTAAAAATAAAATCGTTGGACAGAAGGTTGCTGAAAATATTGAAGTAAATGTTAATATAGTCGGATCAAATAAAGCGAATTAA
- the lhgO gene encoding L-2-hydroxyglutarate oxidase has translation MSTQYDIIFIGGGIVGTASALKLLEKKKLRILLLEAEDSLAKHQTGNNSGVIHSGLYYKPGSLKALNCTRGREMLYQFCEEHSIPHQRCGKIVVATDESELPQLKMLEERGIANGLVGIKRLTKEEIKEYEPYSNGIEALYVPQTGIVDYVAVTNKYAKLIIKNGAEIKLNSKVVSIKVNCNQIVVCTEEDEFKSKYLVNCGGLFSDKIARISGINPDVKIIPFRGEYYELKEEKQYLVKNLIYPVPDPQFPFLGVHFTRMIRGGVEAGPNAVLAFKRTGYKKSDVDISHLVEMLLYPGFWKMARKHYRMGFEEFKRSFSKKLFVKSLQKLISELTEDDIIPGDAGVRAQALDRNGKLLDDFRIIQTDKMIHVLNAPSPAATASLSIGDTISEMIIKTFKLN, from the coding sequence ATGTCAACTCAATATGATATAATTTTTATTGGCGGTGGAATTGTCGGAACTGCCTCTGCATTAAAACTTCTTGAAAAAAAGAAACTAAGAATTCTTTTACTTGAAGCAGAAGACTCCCTAGCAAAACATCAAACAGGGAATAACAGCGGAGTTATTCATTCCGGACTTTATTATAAGCCCGGTTCATTGAAAGCGTTAAATTGTACTCGTGGAAGAGAAATGCTTTATCAATTTTGTGAAGAGCATTCTATCCCTCATCAAAGATGTGGAAAAATTGTTGTAGCGACTGATGAATCAGAATTACCACAATTAAAGATGCTTGAAGAACGAGGGATTGCCAATGGATTAGTTGGAATTAAGAGATTAACAAAAGAAGAAATTAAAGAATATGAACCTTATTCAAATGGAATTGAAGCATTGTATGTTCCGCAAACAGGAATTGTTGATTATGTTGCTGTTACAAATAAGTACGCAAAACTGATCATAAAAAACGGTGCCGAAATAAAATTAAATTCTAAAGTCGTTAGCATAAAAGTTAACTGTAACCAAATTGTTGTCTGTACTGAAGAAGATGAATTCAAAAGCAAATATCTTGTAAACTGTGGAGGATTATTTTCAGACAAAATTGCCAGGATAAGTGGAATAAATCCGGATGTTAAAATTATTCCTTTTCGTGGTGAGTATTATGAACTAAAAGAAGAAAAACAGTATCTGGTTAAAAATTTAATTTATCCTGTACCCGACCCGCAGTTTCCATTTCTCGGTGTTCACTTCACAAGGATGATTCGTGGTGGAGTTGAGGCCGGACCGAATGCAGTTCTTGCATTCAAAAGAACAGGTTACAAAAAATCTGATGTTGATATCTCGCATTTGGTTGAGATGTTGCTCTATCCCGGATTCTGGAAAATGGCAAGAAAGCATTACAGAATGGGTTTTGAAGAGTTCAAAAGATCATTCAGTAAAAAACTTTTTGTAAAATCTTTACAGAAGTTGATATCAGAACTAACTGAAGATGATATTATTCCTGGCGACGCAGGCGTCAGAGCACAAGCTTTGGATCGTAACGGAAAATTACTTGACGATTTCAGAATAATTCAAACCGATAAAATGATTCATGTTCTTAATGCACCATCTCCTGCTGCAACTGCCTCTTTGAGTATTGGAGATACTATTTCCGAAATGATAATTAAAACCTTCAAATTGAATTAA
- a CDS encoding DNA methyltransferase, which produces MKIDLTTIIKSSLTSHPKLKENFKSALNKIHKVKEKPSIQIGFEGIVSEIKKDILIEDLTQIIEAQTFERAKYYVNRLIKGITEVKQSKINDLNLNRWKEYDDLITDSLWIFNKRDKSGAHNAGYWGNFIPQIPNQLLKRFTKKGDWVLDPFAGSGTTLIECKKLGRNALGIDLSDKAINLCNENLGKEKKSFDVSVETLTADSSEVDLKKFLIKYQIKYFQFIIMHPPYWDIIKFTSEKKDLSNAATTEEFLKMFGKVLDNIFPFLEKKRHLAVVIGDKYSNGEWVPLGFLIMEEVLRRNFKLKSIIVKNFEDTTAKRNQKELWRYRALVGGFYIFKHEYIFLFQKR; this is translated from the coding sequence ATGAAAATTGACTTAACTACAATTATTAAGAGCTCTCTAACTTCTCATCCTAAGTTAAAGGAAAATTTTAAATCTGCTCTGAATAAAATTCATAAAGTAAAAGAGAAGCCTTCAATACAAATAGGTTTTGAAGGAATTGTTTCTGAAATCAAAAAAGATATTTTAATAGAAGATTTAACTCAGATAATTGAAGCACAAACCTTTGAGCGCGCAAAGTATTATGTTAATCGTTTAATAAAAGGAATAACCGAAGTAAAGCAATCAAAGATAAATGATTTGAACCTGAATCGCTGGAAAGAATATGATGATTTAATAACTGATAGTTTATGGATATTTAATAAACGAGATAAATCAGGAGCTCACAATGCTGGTTATTGGGGAAATTTCATCCCGCAAATTCCGAATCAGTTGTTAAAAAGATTTACAAAAAAAGGCGATTGGGTACTTGATCCTTTTGCAGGTAGCGGAACCACTTTAATCGAGTGTAAAAAACTTGGCAGGAATGCGTTGGGAATTGATTTGTCTGATAAAGCAATAAATCTTTGTAATGAGAATCTAGGCAAGGAAAAAAAATCTTTCGATGTTTCTGTTGAAACATTAACTGCAGATAGCTCAGAAGTAGATTTAAAAAAATTTTTAATCAAATATCAGATTAAATATTTTCAGTTTATCATTATGCATCCTCCCTATTGGGACATTATTAAATTCACGAGTGAAAAAAAAGATTTATCTAATGCAGCTACGACAGAGGAATTTTTGAAAATGTTTGGAAAAGTCTTGGATAATATCTTCCCATTTTTAGAAAAGAAAAGGCATCTTGCCGTGGTGATTGGAGATAAATATTCAAACGGTGAATGGGTTCCCCTTGGATTTCTTATAATGGAGGAAGTGTTAAGAAGAAATTTCAAACTCAAATCTATAATAGTAAAGAATTTTGAAGATACTACCGCAAAAAGAAATCAAAAAGAATTATGGAGATACAGAGCATTGGTTGGTGGATTTTACATTTTCAAACATGAATACATTTTTTTATTTCAAAAAAGATAA